A genomic region of Anopheles coustani chromosome 3, idAnoCousDA_361_x.2, whole genome shotgun sequence contains the following coding sequences:
- the LOC131259013 gene encoding neutral ceramidase-like encodes MAITKMTPHQTLSFALFFRLTVVLLLLGCASSGAEAYRLGVGRADCTGPPVEIGFMGYGEFSQRGQGIHLRQYARAFIFEDDEGSRVAFVSADAGMMGHAVKRDVLGLLKARYGDLYRFENVVLSGSHSHSVPSGFLMSYLYDIASLGFVPQNFDALVEGIALAIVRAHESVREGRLFLSETTVQEANINRSPSAYENNPQAEREFYRDYTDKKLVQLRLVDSERGQLRGVINWFAVHPTSMNKTNRYVSSDNVGYASVLLELDRNGVKVPGRGDFVGAFASTNLGDASPNIMGPKCEKTGLPCDMLTSSCPQGAGACIASGPGKDMFESTKIIGTRLYDAASKLLSANGGREVTGRIQFAHQFIDMTQMKVPYVNPNTGEVETVHGCYPAMGYSFGAGTTDGPGAFDFRQATLTDSSFWNTARDILAEPTAEDKQCQAPKPILIASGRAKFGYEAQPKIVPTQILLLGDFAIAAVPAEFTTMSGRRLRAAVRQASLDSSGEELTVVIAGLSNMYTSYVATPEEYAIQRYEGASTLYGPHTLTIYLEQFGKLMHAIRRGETLEPGPLPPFEDDKQITLSTGVVFDGHPFGWYFGDCKLQPRETPYHRGDTVRVMFIAGNPRNNLMHEKTYFTVERLIPDFEETNSVDHTHQRRDTWEVIATDANWETKFKWHRRSTLFAYSDIELEWEISDQVEPGTYRIQHFGYWRYILGGIFPYNGTTRNFHVE; translated from the exons ATGGCGATCACGAAGATGACGCCGCACCAGACGCTCAGCTTTGCTTTGTTCTTCCGCCTAACGGTGGTTCTGCTGCTCCTCGGCTGCGCATCGTCCGGAGCCGAGGCGTACCGGTTGGGCGTGGGACGAGCGGACTGTACCGGTCCACCGGTGGAGATCGGTTTT ATGGGTTACGGCGAGTTTTCGCAGCGCGGCCAGGGCATCCATCTGCGGCAGTACGCCCGGGCGTTCATCTTCGAGGACGACGAAGGGTCGCGCGTGGCGTTCGTCAGCGCGGACGCCGGCATGATGGGGCACGCGGTGAAGCGGGACGTGCTGGGATTGCTGAAAGCGCGCTACGGCGATCTGTACCGGTTCGAGAACGTGGTGCTGAGCGGTTCGCACAGCCACAGCGTCCCGTCCGGCTTTCTGATGTCCTACCTGTACGACATAGCGTCCCTGGGCTTTGTGCCGCAGAACTTCGATGCCCTTGTCGAGGGCATTGCGCTGGCCATTGTGCGGGCACACGAGAGTGTGCGCGAAGGGCGCCTCTTCCTGTCGGAGACGACGGTTCAGGAGGCGAACATCAACCGCAGCCCGAGCGCGTACGAGAACAATCCCCAGGCCGAGCGGGAGTTCTACCGGGACTACACGGACAAGAAGCTGGTCCAGCTGCGGCTGGTCGACAGCGAGCGGGGTCAGCTCCGGGGTGTAATCAACTGGTTCGCCGTCCATCCGACGTCGATGAACAAAACGAACCGCTACGTCTCGAGCGACAACGTTGGGTACGCTTCCGTTCTGCTGGAGCTGGACCGGAACGGGGTGAAGGTGCCCGGGCGGGGCGACTTTGTCGGTGCGTTCGCATCCACCAACCTGGGCGATGCGTCACCGAATATCATGGGACCGAAGTGCGAGAAGACGGGACTGCCGTGCGATATGCTGACCTCTTCCTGTCCGCAGGGAGCTGGAGCGTGCATTGCGTCTGGCCCGGGCAAGGACATGTTCGAGAGCACGAAGATCATCGGTACAAGGCTTTACGACGCCGCCTCG AAACTGTTGAGTGCTAATGGAGGTCGTGAAGTGACGGGACGGATCCAGTTCGCCCACCAGTTCATCGACATGACGCAGATGAAGGTGCCGTACGTTAACCCAAACACTGGCGAGGTGGAAACCGTCCACGGGTGCTATCCCGCCATGGGATACAGCTTCGGCGCGGGTACAACCGACGGGCCCGGTGCGTTCGACTTCCGTCAGGCCACACTGACGGATTCGTCCTTCTGGAACACGGCCCGTGACATCCTGGCAGAACCGACCGCCGAGGATAAACAGTGCCAAGCGCCCAAACCGATTTTGATTGCGAGTGGTCGCGCGAAGTTTGGCTACGAAGCGCAACCCAAGATTGTCCCGACGCAGATTTTGCTGCTCGGAGACTTTGCCATCGCGGCCGTTCCCGCCGAGTTTACGACCATGTCCGGAAGAAGGCTAAGGGCCGCGGTACGCCAGGCATCGCTGGATAGCAGCGGCGAGGAGCTGACGGTGGTGATTGCGGGACTTTCCAATATGTACACCAGTTACGTGGCCACACCGGAAGAGTACGCCATCCAGCGTTACGAAGGCGCCTCCACGCTGTACGGTCCGCACACGCTCACCATCTACTTGGAGCAGTTCGGAAAGCTCATGCACGCGATCCGGCGAGGTGAAACACTGGAACCCGGCCCACTGCCACCGTTCGAGGATGATAAGCAGATCACCCTGTCGACGGGGGTGGTGTTCGATGGCCATCCGTTCGGGTGGTACTTTGGTGACTGCAAGCTACAGCCCCGGGAAACCCCGTACCATCGCGGTGACACCGTGCGCGTCATGTTCATCGCGGGCAACCCCCGAAACAATCTGATGCACGAGAAGACCTACTTCACCGTCGAACGGTTGATACCGGATTTCGAGGAAACGAACAGCGTAGATCATACGCATCAGCGACGGGACACTTGGGAGGTGATCGCGACGGACGCGAACTGGGAGACGAAATTCAAGTGGCACCGCCGCTCGACGCTCTTCGCGTACAGTGACATCGAGCTGGAATGGGAAATCTCGGATCAGGTCGAACCGGGCACGTACCGAATACAACACTTTGGCTACTGGCGCTACATCTTGGGCGGCATCTTCCCGTACAATGGCACAACGAGAAACTTCCACGTGGAGTGA